Within the Amycolatopsis sp. 195334CR genome, the region CACGGCGAGCTGATCAGGCCGGGCGCCACTGGGCCTCCATCCACACGGTCCCGTCGCCGCCGAAGGTCTCGACCCGCACGTCGGGGGTGGCCGGTGGCGGGGCGGCCGACTCCTCGCTGTCGGCGACCACGCTGACCGCCACCAGGTCACCGCTGCCGACCACGGTGACCCGCGCCCACGACTGCGCGGTGGCGAGCGCGGTGAGCGCGGCGTCGGTGAGGTCGCGCCGGACGGCCACCGGCGGCACCGGCCACTGCCCGCGCGCGTCCAGTTCCACCTCGACGCCCTTGCGGTCGGCGATGTCCGCGCAGTGGCGCAGTTCGTGCAGCAGCGGGTTCTCCACCGTGTCCGTTTCGGCGAACAGGCGGCGCATCCTGGCCGCCTCGATCGCGGAATCGCGCTGCACCAAGGGATCCGACGGTTTCAGCGAGCCGTCGGCGAGTCCTTCCAGCAACGGCACCGTGGTGCCGGCCAGTTCGGTGAACCGTTGCGTCCGGCGGCGGCGCGCGGCGTTCGCCACGGCTTCGGCGGTGCGGGCCCGTTCCAGTTCCCTGGCCGCCCTGGCCGCCTCCGCGCCCATCCGGCCGAGCACGACCACCACCACGGCCACCACCAGCGGCAGGCCGAACACCGTCACCGTGGTGGTGGCGAACCGGGTCAGCGTGGCCAGGTTCGCCTCGCCGGCCAGGAAGATGTTCCCCAGCGCGAGCAGTTCGTTCAGCACCAGCGCCGCCACCACCGTCCTCAGCGGACGGTCGAACAGGACGACCACCAGCACCCAGCCCGCCGAGGCGAACATCCAGTCCACCGTGGTCGAGATGCTGCCCTCGGGCAGGGTCCGGTAGGACAGCACGGCCGCGCCGAACACCACGGCGGCGCCGGGCAGGCACAGCGCTCCCCACGGGCGGCGCCGGGCCACCAGCACCGCCTCGGTGGCCAGCACCACGGTCAACGCGGCCATCGCCCCGAACTGGGCCGCCGGGATCTCGTAGGCCTCCCGGTGCCGCACCAGGTTGAGCATGCCGAGCACGTTGTTCGTCAGCACGGCGAGGAACAGGGTGGCGATCCGCAGCCCGCGCTGCAGCTTGATCCGGGTCTGCTCGTCCTCGCCCGCCCCGCTCACGACGACCACTCCAGCCGCACCACGGTGCCCGCACCTTCGGCCGAGGTGACCGCGGCCGAGCCGCCGATCCGGTTCATCCGGCCGTGCACGGACTCCCGCAGCCCGCGCCCGGTGGCGGTGGCGCCGGTGAACCCCCTTCCCGCGTCGGCGATCTCGACCCACAGCCCGCGTGGATCGCCGTCCAGCCGGACCGTGGCCCGGTCCGTCCCGGCGTGGCGGCGCACGTTGTTGAGCGCCTCCCGCGCCGCGCCCGCGATCGCGCTGGCCACGTCGAAGCGCAACGGCAGCCGCGGTGGTGCGGTGAGGTCGACGGTAAGGTGTTCGGTGTCGAGGTCCGCGCGCAGCAGGTCGACGAGATCGACCTCCTCGGTCGCCGTCCCGTCGTAGGTGCGCAGGCGGTCGAGGTCGCGCCGCGCCTGCGGGGCCAGCCAGTCCGCGCCCGAGGGCACCTGCCCGATGCCGACCATCAGCAGGGTGGTGGCCGCGGTGTCGTGCAGCGAATTCGCCAGCTCACGCTCTTCCGCGCGTTCGGCCTCCGCCACCGCGGCCTCCCGGCGCGCCTGCTCGGCCTCGGCGGCGGTGCGGTCGGCGCGCTCGCCCGCGCGGGTGACCAGCACCCACGCCGCCCTGGAGCCCAGTGCCATCGCGATCGTCCACCCCGGCACCCCGTTCATGGTCAGCCCGGCCAGGCCGAAGATGACGATCATGCCGGCGCTGGACACCACGGCCGCGGCGAAGCCGACCCACGGTCCGGTGTGCCACTGCCAGGTCACGCACGCGACGGTGACCAGCACGCGGATCCAGTCGGAGTTCGAGGTCGCCGCCGCATCGGTCCAGAACACGCTGAGGCACAGCACCAGCAGGACCACCACGTCGACCACGGCGGACAGCTGGCCGCCCCGGCTCAGCCACCACCCGTAGACAAAGGTCCAGCCGACCGCGAGGGCGACCATCAACGCGGTCGCGGCGAATCCCTCGGCGGAGGCGCTCACCAGTGCGACCACGGCGATCGGCGGCAGGACCGCGAGCCGCACCGCGAAAACGAACCGGCGGCCGAAGCCCCTCAACAGCCGTACGGCTTCACCCGCCACCTGTCACCTCAACTCGGTCGACCGACGCGAGCGTGAGGTTACCGGTTTCCCGGGCGCCGGGCGGGGGCCTGCCCGCCCGGCGCCGTCGCCTAGCAGACGAGCAGGGACAGCGCGCGGCGTTGCCCATGGTCGCGGAAACGTGGTTTTCCAGCCCTGGCGCGGGATCCCAGTCCGCGGCGGGGGCAGCACCCGCCAGACATCGCGGTCGGTGCGGTCCAGCCCGGCCCCTGTCCGATCAGTGGATCCCAGGGTGCCCGGCACCCTGCCCACCGAGCGATTCTTCGGCCGGCCGGCCGAATTGTCGACTGCCTGAAGGCATGAATACCGAGCACACCCGGGTCATCACCGGATCACCTTGGGTGACCGCGCTAGTTCGCCACCGGCGGCTTCGTGGTGGCGGGCGGCACCTCGCAGACCGTGCCGCCGGCGGGCAGGACCCCGTCGATCAGCGTGGCGTCCACCGCGTTGTCGATGCACGGCCCACTGCGCCGATAGGAGGTGTGGCCGACGCCCTCACGGGTGAGCAGCACGCTGTTCTCCAGCGTCTTCGTCATCTCCTCGGCCCAGTGGTACGGGGAAACGTTGTCCAGCCTGCCGCCGACCACCAGGATCGGCGGGGCACCGGCGCCGGTGAGCGGCTCGCCGAAGTGGTCCTTGTTCGGCGCGGGCCACCGGGCGCAGTTGAGCGCGCTGTACCCGGCCCGGCCGCCGAGCCGCTTGTCGCGGGCGGCGACCTTCTTCGCCATGGCCGTGTGCGCGGCGAGGTCACCCGGCGTCTTCCAGTCGGCGCAGCGCACCGCGGTGTGCGGCTCCTGGAGCGTGGCGAACGGACCGCCGAACGGCGCGACGGTGACCTTCGAGACCAGGAAGTGCAGCAGCGTGCCGTTGCCCTGCTGCGCGGCCATCAGGCCCGCGGTGAGCGTGGGCCACAGCACCGAAGTCCCCGCGCCCGCCCGCACCGCTTCGAGGGCCATGGCGCCGTCGAGCGGTCCGCCCGGCGTGAGGCCCTCCACCGGCGGGACCTGAAGCGGCTGCTTCTCCAACTGCTTGATCAGCTTGTCGAAAGCGGCTTCCGGCTTCCCGTCACCGAACGGGCACACCTGAGGCCCTTCCTCGCGGCAGGTCTTGAACCACGCGTCCAGCGTTTCCTCATTGGACCGCGAGACGTCGTCGAGCAGGGCCAGCGGGGCGTTCTGCCAGAGTCCGGTGTGGACCGGGGCGTCGATCACCATCTGGCGCACGCGGTCCGGGAACAGCGTGGCGTACATCGGGCCGACCACCGTGCCGTAGGACATGCCGTAGTAGCTGATCTTCTCCTCGCCGAGCGCGGCGCGGAGGTGGTCGATGTCGCGGGCGACGTTGTCGGTGGACAGGCTCGCCAGGAAGTCCGGGCTCAGGTGGGCCACGCAACCCTCGGTGAACGTCTTGGCGTCGGCGATCAGTTCCGGCAGCGGCTTCCCACCGGGCACGGCCGGATCGAGGTCGGCCTTCGTGGCCTCGGCGCGCTGCTCGTCGGTGAGGCAGCGAACGGCACCGGAGTCACCGACCCCGCGCGGGTCCATGCCGACGATGTCGAAGCGGGCCAGCAGCGCGTCCGAGAACGGGCTGGTCGCGCTGCCGGGGGCGATGGACTCGATCAGGTCGGTGGCGGGCACCCCCGGCCCGCCCGCGTTGATGAACAGGCTGCCGACGCGCTGGGCCGGATCGGTGGCGCGGTGGCGCTTGACCTTGAGCGGGATCCGCGCGCCTTCGGGAGCGCTGTACTCCAGCGGAACCTCGACCGTCGCGCAGTCCAGATTGGGCCCGCACTCGCTCCAGGCGATGGGCGCGGGCTGCGGTGAGCCGGGTTCCGGCGACGCCGCCGGGGTACCGGCGCAGCCGGTGAGCACCAGCGCGGCGGCGGCGAGCGCGCCGGCGAGCCGGGGCCGGGTACGGGTGAGTGCGGTTGTTCCGGGCATGGCACGGAAGCTAGGGCGACCACCCGGTCCGGCGGATCGTCCGGCGGGTCCGACCCGCCGGACGAAAGTCGGAGCGTCTCAGTCCGGGAGGTCGGCGTCGTGCACGAGCAGGGCGATCTGCACGCGGTTGTTGAGGTCGAGCTTGGTGAGGATCGCCGAAACGTGGGTCTTGACCGTGGTCAGCCCGAGGTGGTGGCGGGCGGCGATCTCGGCGTTGGAGCGGCCGGTGGCGATCTCGACGGCGACCGCGCGTTCCCGGTCGGCGAGCTGGTCGAGCCGGCGGCGGGCCACGTCCCGGCGGCTGTCCTGCTCCGGCTCCGCGACCTTGGCGATGAGCCGCCGGGTCACCTCCGGCGACAGCACGGGACGCCCCTGGGCGGCTTGGCGGATCGCGACGACCAGTTCGTCCGGCGGGGTGTCCTTGAGCAGGAACCCGGCGGCCCCGGCCCGCAGCGCCCGCAGGATGTGCGCGTCGGCGTCGAACGTGGTGAGCACGATGACCTGGGGCGCGGACGGACGGCTCCGCAGCAGCTCGGTCGCGGTGAGCCCGTCCGTGCCCGGCATCCGGATGTCCATCAGCACCACGGCCGGGTGGTGCCGCCCGGCCAGCTCCACCGCCTCCGCGCCGTCGCTCGCCTCGGCGACCACCCGCAGGTCGGGGGCACCGCGCAGCATGATGTTCAGTCCGAAGCGGACGACCGGGTCGTCGTCGGCGACCAGCACGTCGATGGTCGGTACGGGGTTGGTCACGTCGGCCACGGTAACCACATGCGCACCCGCCAGCCGCCCGAGGCCGTCGGACCGTAGTCGAGCCTTCCGGCTACGAGCCGCGCCCGCTCGGCCAGCCCGCGCAACCCCTCCCCCGAGCTTCCGGGGGACTGCGCCTGCGTCGACCGGGTGTTGACGATCTCGGCGATCAGGTGTTCGCCGGGCTGCCCGGTGATGTGCACGACGACCGCCGCGTCCGGCGCGTGCTTGCGCACGTTGGTCAGGCTCTCCTGCACGACGCGGTAGAGCGTGCGGCCCTGCGTCGCCGGGAGGGTTCCGCCACCGGTCGTCACCCCGGTCTCGTCCCGCAGGTCGACCGCGGTGCCCGCCTGGGTGGCCTCGTCGATCAGCTCCAGGACGTCCTCGACCACCGGCAACGGCAGTTCCCCGACCGGCGCCCGCAGCACGCCGATCACCTCGCGGAGGTCCTGGAGGGCGCGGTGGGCGTTCTCCCGGAGCACCTCGGCCACCCGCGCGACCTCGTCCGCCGACGCTTCGCGGTAGTAGCTCAGCGCGCCCGCGTGCACGCTAACCAGCGACAGCCGGTGGCCGAGGACGTCGTGCATCTCGCGCGCGAGTGCTTCACGGGCCTCGTGCTGGGAACGTTCGGCCCGCAACCGCGCCTCGACCTCGGCCGCCGCGGCCCGTTCACGCAGGGACGCCACCAGCTCGCGGCGGCTGCGCACGGACATCCCCCACGCCACCACCGCGATGTGCCCGAGCACGATGGCGGTGAACACCATCAGCGGCGGGGCCATCGGCTCGGGCCGCAGCAGCTGGTAGGCGCTCAGCGCGACCACGCTGGCCGCGCAGAGCACCGCGGTGGCGCGGGTCGAGCCGTGCACCGCCACGGTGAACAACGCGAAGACGGCAGGCCCGGACGCCGCCTCGGAGAACACGCTCGCCGCGATCAGGACGGTGGCCAGCACCACCGGGAAGCGGCGGCGCCACCAGAGCGCGACGCAGCCGAGCGCCCCCATCGCCCAGTCCGCGTAGAGCACCCAGACCGGGGCGTCCGGCAGGTTCACCCGCCGGAACGCCGCGATCACCCCCACCGAGGCGGCCAGCAGGAACAGGACGGTGTCGACCACCCAGTCCCGCGTCGTCCGGCCGCCCGTCGCATCACTCATCGGGCCCAGCCTAGGAGACCCCCGGCCGGGCGGGCCCCTCAGCGGTCGTAGTCGGCGAAGCACCGCGAACATCCGCGGTGGGTGCCGGGCGGACTGGTGGGACGAGATCGTCAACCGGCGCACCGGGGTGCGGGCTTCATCGCGCAGTGGCCGGTGCGGCGGCGGCCGGTCCACCCGGACCGACGTTCCGGGCGGCGAGACCCGGTTCTGCTCACCCACGCCACGCGCTGAGCTCAGTCCTTGTCGAGCTCCGCGTTCACCATCGCCTCGAACGCGTCCCGCCCCTGGACGCCCAGCGCTCCGCCGAGCGCGGTCGCCAGCCGGTCGAACGGGTCCTCGAGTGGTTGCGCCGCCAGGCTTTCCGCGAGTTCGGCGACCGTCCACAGTGCACCGTCCTTGGTGACCTGCGCACCCCGCGCCCAGCCGTGGTTGACCGCGATCGAGCCCCCGCGCACCGACAGCACCTGCCCGGTCAGCGGGCAGCCCTCGCTGACCAGGTAGGCGACGAGCGGGGCGACCACGGCCGGGTCCTTCGGGTCCAGCTGCCCGTCCGGCGGGGCCTGGTCCATGCCGGGCACCGGGTTCGTCAGCCGGGTGCGCACCATCGACGGGCTGACGCAGTTCACCCGGACGCCCAGCCGCCGCAGTTCCAGCGCGTGCACGGTGGTCATGGCCGCGACCCCGGCGTTCGCCGCCGCGTAGTTCGTCTGCGTGGGCAACGGGTTGAGCAGGCCGGAGCCGGACGCGGTGTTGACGATGGCGCGGTCCGCGCGCTCCTGCCCGCGCCAGTACACCGCGGCCCAGTGGCTCACCGCGAAGGTGCCCTTCAGCTTGACCGCGACCACGTCGTCGAACTCCGCTTCGGTCAGCCGTTCGAGGCCCTTGTTCACCTCGATGGTGGCGTTGTTGACCACCGCGTGCAGATCGCCGAACTCCGCGACGGCCCGGTCGACCATGCCCCGGGCGGCCGCCCAGTCGGCGACGCTGCCGGTGTCGGCCACCGCCCGCCCGCCCCGCGCGCGGATCTCGTCCACCACGGCGGCGGCGATTCCGCCGTCGCCACCACGCCCGTCGATCTCCACGCCGGGGTCGTTCACCACCACGTTCGCGCCGGCGTCCGCCAGGTACAGCGCCTCCGCCCGGCCGATCCCGCGCCCCGCCCCGGTCACCAGCACCGTCCGGCCCGCCAACTCGCCCATCGTCACTCCTTCTCGCGCAATCAGTGCACTCAGTATACTCATGCACTGGGTGTATTGAGTTACGCGGTGCACTAGGCTCGCCTCGTGCCAGACGAAGTGGGGCGTCGAGAACGCAAGAAGCAGCTGACCCGGCAGGCGCTGGTGGACGCGGCCGTCCGCCTGTTCACCGAACAGGGCTACGACCGGACCGGGGTGGCCGACATCGCGGAGGCCGCCGACGTCAGCAAGCGCACGTTCTTCCTGCACTTCGCCGCCAAGGAGGACGTGCTGCTGGCCGACAGCGAAGCCAGGGCCGACCTGGCCGTGCGCGCCATCGAAGAGCGACGGCCGGACGCGCCGATGCGCGAGGTACTGGCCGAAGCGGCGGCACGCATGATCGACAACACCACCGCCGGGGACCTGCCCGCCGGACTGGCGGCGCTCCGCGCGCGGCTGGTGGTCACCACGCCCGCGGTGCAGGCACGCGTGCTGCACACCACCTTCACCGCCCAGGCGCGCATCGCCGCGGCGCTGCGTGAGGCCTACGACCTCGACGACATCACCTCGGCGAGCATCGTCGGCGCGCTGATGGGCGCCATCAGTGCCGCCGCCGTCACCAGCCTCCAGCTCGGCGAGCCGCCCGAGCGAACCCGCGCCGCGATGCAGCAGGCAACCGAAATCGCCTTGTACTACCCGGAAATCTCCACCACGACCTGATAGAGCGCCGGGTTGGGCGTGGCGACCCGCGCGGCCTCGGCCACCGACGACTGGAACTGCCCGTGGCTCTGCGTCGCCGCCCGCCACTCCTCCTCGCTGTCCCAGTGCGCCACGTTGACGAGCTGGAACCGCGAGTCCGGCAGCAACGCGCGGTGCAGGCGGACATCGCGGAAGCCGGGCGCGCCCCGGAGCAGTTCGGCCCGCTCCCGCCAGTGGCCGACGAACTCGTCCACGCGGTCCGCGTCGATCTCGAAAACGTTGATGAAGGTGACGCCGTCACTCATGCTGGTCAGTCCCCAGTGCTCGCAGTGCTTGGGTGGTGAATTCGTCCAACGGGTAGAACAACTCGATCGCCAGCTCGGACAACGTCACGTCGGCGGGCGCCCCGAACGTGGCCATGGTGCTGAACATCGACAGCTCGCCGTGCGGGGTGCGGATCCGCAGCGGAACCTGGATCGGGCTCGGCGGGTGCCCGGTTTCGCCGTCGTCCTCGGGCACGGGGTACCGGCTGACTTCGTCGTACAGTTCACGCAGCCGCGTGTCCCCGGTGGCGTTGACCTGGCGGAGCAGCCGGTCCAGGAACAGGGCCCTGACCTCGCCGAAGTTGACCAGCCGCGAGGCCAGCCCGTCGGGGTGCAACGCCAGCCGGTACACATTGGACCGTGGCGTCAGCAGGTGCGGCGGGATGCCGTCCATGAGCACGCCCATGGCCCGGTTGCCGGTCACCAGGTTCCACTGGCGGTCGACCACCACCGCCGGGTACGGCTCGTGCGCGGTCAGCATGGCGTCGAGCGCCGAGCGGATCGACGCCATGCCCTCCTCGTCGAGGCTGCTTTCCAGGTAGGCCGGCGCGTAGTCGGCGGCCAGCAGCAGGGTGTTGCGCTCGCGCAGCGGAACGTCCAGCGCCCGGCACAGGCGCAGCACCATCGTCCGGCTCGGCCGGGCGCGGCCGGTCTCCACACAGGACAGATGCCGGGCGGAGGTGTCCGCCAGCAGCGCGAGGTCGAGCTGGCTGAGCCGGCGCCGATGCCGCCAATCCCGCAGGAGCACCCCCACCCGGACCTGCTGCTCGACCACCATGCCCCGAAGCCTAGCCAGGCCGGGTCATCGGCTCCATGACCTCCGAGGTCATTGAGTTCACCCCCGCCCGCCGCCACCCTCGGCGGACATGAGCATCGTGAAACCCGACCTGCTGCGCGGCAGCCTGCGGTTCGACGGCTGGGGCACCGCCGCCTTCGGCGTGGTCATGCTGGCGGGCGGCCGGTGGCTCACCGGTCCGCTCGGCCTGCCGTCCACCTGGTTCGTTCCCCTCGGCATCGCCATGGTGGGCGGCGCCGCCGCGCTCGGCCTGATCGCCGGTTATCCGCGGATCCCGCCCCGGCTGGCCGCCTGCGCCATCGCGGGCAACGCCCTGTCCGCGGTGGCGATCCTCGCTCTGCTGATCCTGAACCTGTTGCCGCTCACCGGTTTGGGCGTCGCGTTCCTGCTCGCCGGCGCGGCGTGGGTCACCACCTTCGCCGCGCTCGCGTTCCTCGGCCTCAAGCGGTCGCCGGGTACCACCGCGTGACGGATTCCGCGGCACAGGCCGGTTTCGCCGAACCGTCGAGCTCGAAGGTGAAGGCGCGCACCATCTGCACGCCCCCTCGCGGGACGCGCGCCACCTCCAGTACCGACGCGTGCAACCGCACCCGGCCGCCGACCGGGACCGGCGCCGGGAACCGGACCTTGTTCAGCCCGTAGTTCAGCGCCATACCGACCCCGGTCACGCGCAGCAGTTCGGCGAACATCGGGATGCCCCAGCTCAGCGTCAGGAAACCGTGGGCGATCGTGCCGCCGAACGGGCCGGTCGCCGCGCGTTCCGGGTCGGTGTGGATCCACTGGCCGTCGCCGGAGACCTCGGCGAAGGTGTCGACGACGTCCTGCGTCACCGTCCGCCAGGCCGACGTGCCGAGATCGCGGCCGTCGAGCGCCAGGATCTCCTCGATGCCGTTCGCGGTGATCACCGGGCCACCTCCGCCACGACCGGCTCGGGTGCTTCGGCGCGCTCGTCGTAGTTGGGCCGCTTCAGCAGCGCCAGCATGCAACCCAGGGTCAGCACCACCTGGAACACCGCGAACACGATCACCGCGGTGATGGATCCGGTGAGGTTGAGCAGGAACTGGCCGACGATCGGCGTGGTCCCGCCGAGCAGCGTGCCGCACAGCTGGTAGCACAGCGAGATCCCGGTGTAGCGCACCTGCGCGGGGAACCGGCTCGCCAGCATGCCCGCGAGCGCGGCGTAGTACAGGCAGTGCGGCACCGTCGCGACCACGACGCCGACCATCGCGGCGGTGTAGTCGCCGGAACCGATCAGCACGAACATCAGCGGCATCAGCACCAGTTCGGGCAGCAGCATCACGCACACCGCCCGGCGCCAGCTGCTCATCTTCGTCGCGAGCACCGCACCCCACGGCTGCACCAGGATCTGGGTGATGTTGGCGACCAGGATGATGGTCAGGAACGAACTGCGGCTGAAGCCGATGTCCGCGGTGGCCCACGACAGCGCGAAGGTGGACTTGAAGTAGGTCGCGGACAGCCCGATGGTGCAGGCGCCGATGCCCAGCACGATCAGCATCGGGTGGTTGCGCAGCACCTCGGTGAGCGGGAGCTTGGCCACCTTCTTGGTCTCGATCAGCCCGGCCATGGCCGGCGACTCGGTGACCTTCATGCGGATGAACAACCCGACCACCACCAGCAGCGCCGAGGCCAGGAACGGGATCCGCCAGCCCCAGCTGACGAACGCCTCGTCCGGCAGCTGGCTGATGGCGAGGAAGCTGACCGTGCTCAGCGTGTTGCCCACCGGCGAACCCTGCTGCGCGAACGCACCGTACAAAATGGACTTGCCCTTGGGCGCGTGCTCGGAGGCGATGAGCACGGACCCGCCCCACTCACCGCCGAGCCCGATGCCCTGCACCATCCGGATCAGCACGAGCAGAATGGGCGCGGCCACACCGATCGTGGCGTAGCCGGGCAGCACGCCGATCAGCGTGGTCGAGATGCCCATCAGCAGCAGCGTGATGACCAGCGTCTTCTTGCGGCCGACCCGGTCGCCGATGTGGCCGAAGATGATGCCGCCGAGCGGCCGGGCCAGGAAGCCGACCCAGAAGGTGGCGAAGGCGACCAGGGTGCCGATCGCGCCGTCGAGTTCGGGGAAGAACACCTTGTCGAACACCAGCGCGGAGGCGGTGCCGTAGATGTAGAAGTCGAACCACTCGATGGTCGAGCCGATGAACGCCCCGATGCCCGCGCGTTTCGCGGTGGCGTTCGCGCCGCGGTCGGTCGCCGCACCCATGCCGTCTCCTTGGATCGCCGTTGTCCCAGGGAACGGCGACTCCCGGCGCCCACGTCCCCGTGCTGGCCGGAACGATGCCAGCCGCCACCGAGACAAGTCCAATACCGAATGGGCCAGTCAGTGATTCCGTCGGCGTCTCAATGCGGGCTGGGCGTGGGCAGTGCCTCCTCGGCGACCGCGAGCACGGTCCGCAGCGCGGCGGACGGGTTGTCGGCCCGCCAGGCCAGCGCGGCCTGCAACCGCATGCCCTGGCCGGCGAGCCGCCGGTAGACCAGGCCGGTCTGCTGGATGTGCTGGCAGGAGGTGAGGGTCAGCGTCACGCCGACGCCCGCGGCGACCAGCGCCAAGATCGTGTACGAGTCCGGGGCCTCCTGGACCACCTTCGGCGTGAAGCCGCCCTCGGCGCAGGCGCGGACGGTGGCCTCGCGGACCGTCGACCCCGCGTTGGCGGGAAAGCTGACGAAGACCTCGGACGCCAGCTCCTCGATCGGGATGCGCTCGCGCTGGGCCAGCCGGTGGTCCGACGGCAGCGCGCAGATCAGCTCCTCCTCGTCGATGACCCTCGCCCGCACGCCCGGCTGCGTCACCGGCAGGCGCACGAAACCGAGGTCGAGCGAGCCGTCGGCGACGCGGTCGAGCGCCACGTTGGCGTAGGTCTGCCCGCGCATCACCAGTTCGAGGCCGGGGTGCGCGGCCCGTACCGCCCTGGTCAGCAGCGGCAGCGACTCGTGGCTCGACGCACCGGCGAAGCCCACGGTGACCCGCCCGAACTCCCCGCGTCCCGCCGCCTTCGCCGCGCGGGTGGCGAGGTCGAGGTCGTCGAGCACGGTGCGGACCGGCCCGAGGAACGACTCGCCCGCACTGGTCAGGCGCACCGACCGGGTGTTGCGCTCGAACAGCGCGACGCCGAGTTCCCGTTCGAGCTGGCGGATCTGCTGGCTCAGCGGTGGCTGCGCCATCTGCAGGCGCTTCGCCGCGCGGCCGAAGTGCAGCTCCTCGGCGACCGCGAGAAAGGCGTTCAGATGGCGAAGCTCCATGGCGCGTCCTCGATTGATCCGTGTCGGATATCAATGCCACCTTAATTCGGTATTGGACTCTGCTCAATGGCACCTGGCACGGTGAAGCGGTGACCGACAAGACCACCACGATGGCCGACGCCGTCGCCGCCTTCGTGCACGACGGCGACACCGTCGCGCTCGAAGGCTTCACGCACCTGATCCCGACCGCGGCGGGGCACGAGATCATCCGGCAGGGCCGCCGCGACCTCACCGTGGTCCGGATGACCGCGGACATCGTGGTGGACCAGCTGCTCGCCGGCGGCTGCGTGCGCAAGCTGGTGTCGTCGTTCGTCGGCAACTCGTCCGCGGGCTCGCTCGGGGAACTGCGGCGGCGGATCGAACGCGCCGACCCCGAACCGCTGGAGTTCGAGGAGTACAGCCACTACGGCATGATCTGCCGCTACCTCGCCGGGGCGCAGCGGCTGCCGTTCTACCCGCTGCGCTCGTACGCGGGCAGCGACCTGCCCTCGGTCAACCCCGGCCTCCGCAAGGTTCGCTCGCCGTACGAGGACGAGCAGGTGTACGTGGTGCCACCGGTGAATCCCGACGTGACGATCGTCCACGCCCAGCGCGCCGACCGGTCGGGCAACACCCAGGTCTGGGGGCTGACCGGGATCCAGGCCGAGGCGGTCTACGCGGCGAAGAAGGCGGTCGTGGTGGTCGAGGAGGTGGTCGACGACGACGTGATCCGCCGCGATCCCAACCGCACGCTCATCCCCGCGCACGCGGTCGACGCCGTGGTGGCCTGCCCGCGTGGCGCGCACCCGTCGTTCGCGCAGGGCTACTACGACCGGGACAACGCGTTCTACCGCGGCTGGTCGGCGATCAGCGCGGATCCGGTGCGGCTGCGCGACTGGCTGGCGGAGTGGGTGCTGGGCACCCGCGACCACACCGAGTACGTGGCGAAGCTGGGCGAACGGTACTGGGCGGATCTCGCCGTGGACGAGGCGATGAGCCTGCCGGTGAACTACGGACGGCGGCGGTGAACGACATGACTACCTCGTCCGAACTGCTGTCGGTGGTGGCTTCCCGTGAACTGGCCGGGAAGCGCACGGTGTTCGCCGGGATCGGCCTGCCCACGCTGGCCGCCTCCCTCGCCCACCTGACGGTGGCGCCCGACCTGGAGATCGTCTACGAGTCCGGGGTCTGCGGCGCGCACCCGTCGCACCTGCCCGAGACCATCGCCGACGCCGTGCTGATCACCGGCGCGGAGGCGGTCCTGCCGATGCCCGCGTTGTTCGGCAACGTGCTGCAGGGCGGGCACAT harbors:
- a CDS encoding helix-turn-helix domain-containing protein gives rise to the protein MVVEQQVRVGVLLRDWRHRRRLSQLDLALLADTSARHLSCVETGRARPSRTMVLRLCRALDVPLRERNTLLLAADYAPAYLESSLDEEGMASIRSALDAMLTAHEPYPAVVVDRQWNLVTGNRAMGVLMDGIPPHLLTPRSNVYRLALHPDGLASRLVNFGEVRALFLDRLLRQVNATGDTRLRELYDEVSRYPVPEDDGETGHPPSPIQVPLRIRTPHGELSMFSTMATFGAPADVTLSELAIELFYPLDEFTTQALRALGTDQHE
- a CDS encoding MaoC family dehydratase codes for the protein MITANGIEEILALDGRDLGTSAWRTVTQDVVDTFAEVSGDGQWIHTDPERAATGPFGGTIAHGFLTLSWGIPMFAELLRVTGVGMALNYGLNKVRFPAPVPVGGRVRLHASVLEVARVPRGGVQMVRAFTFELDGSAKPACAAESVTRWYPATA
- a CDS encoding MFS transporter, with translation MGAATDRGANATAKRAGIGAFIGSTIEWFDFYIYGTASALVFDKVFFPELDGAIGTLVAFATFWVGFLARPLGGIIFGHIGDRVGRKKTLVITLLLMGISTTLIGVLPGYATIGVAAPILLVLIRMVQGIGLGGEWGGSVLIASEHAPKGKSILYGAFAQQGSPVGNTLSTVSFLAISQLPDEAFVSWGWRIPFLASALLVVVGLFIRMKVTESPAMAGLIETKKVAKLPLTEVLRNHPMLIVLGIGACTIGLSATYFKSTFALSWATADIGFSRSSFLTIILVANITQILVQPWGAVLATKMSSWRRAVCVMLLPELVLMPLMFVLIGSGDYTAAMVGVVVATVPHCLYYAALAGMLASRFPAQVRYTGISLCYQLCGTLLGGTTPIVGQFLLNLTGSITAVIVFAVFQVVLTLGCMLALLKRPNYDERAEAPEPVVAEVAR
- a CDS encoding LysR family transcriptional regulator, producing MELRHLNAFLAVAEELHFGRAAKRLQMAQPPLSQQIRQLERELGVALFERNTRSVRLTSAGESFLGPVRTVLDDLDLATRAAKAAGRGEFGRVTVGFAGASSHESLPLLTRAVRAAHPGLELVMRGQTYANVALDRVADGSLDLGFVRLPVTQPGVRARVIDEEELICALPSDHRLAQRERIPIEELASEVFVSFPANAGSTVREATVRACAEGGFTPKVVQEAPDSYTILALVAAGVGVTLTLTSCQHIQQTGLVYRRLAGQGMRLQAALAWRADNPSAALRTVLAVAEEALPTPSPH
- a CDS encoding CoA transferase subunit A, producing the protein MADAVAAFVHDGDTVALEGFTHLIPTAAGHEIIRQGRRDLTVVRMTADIVVDQLLAGGCVRKLVSSFVGNSSAGSLGELRRRIERADPEPLEFEEYSHYGMICRYLAGAQRLPFYPLRSYAGSDLPSVNPGLRKVRSPYEDEQVYVVPPVNPDVTIVHAQRADRSGNTQVWGLTGIQAEAVYAAKKAVVVVEEVVDDDVIRRDPNRTLIPAHAVDAVVACPRGAHPSFAQGYYDRDNAFYRGWSAISADPVRLRDWLAEWVLGTRDHTEYVAKLGERYWADLAVDEAMSLPVNYGRRR